From the genome of Phreatobacter cathodiphilus, one region includes:
- a CDS encoding PhoH family protein produces MPWLAADHEGAEAEITLSFDDNRLASRLFGQYDQNLAFLEKRLGIRATARGNLVNLVGPADPCEQGKIVLENLYARLKSGHDVTLGDVDGAIRMTTSQGSLFEPDGAPRLGHEEIVTRKRTVRARTPAQDSYIRALKRHELVFGIGPAGTGKTWLAVAQAVALLDKGLVDRLILTRPAVEAGERLGFLPGDLKEKVDPYLRPIYDALYDLMDAPRVERGMQSGMIEIAPLAFMRGRTLTNAVVILDEAQNTTSMQMKMFLTRLGENSRMIITGDPSQVDLPPGMKSGLSEALDLLDTVEGIAQSYFTEDDVVRHELVGRIVRAYEAATRAGDHSAPHQPRRMRQP; encoded by the coding sequence ATTCCCTGGCTTGCGGCCGACCATGAAGGAGCAGAGGCAGAGATCACCCTCTCCTTCGACGACAACCGCCTCGCCAGCCGCCTCTTTGGCCAGTACGACCAGAACCTGGCCTTCCTCGAGAAGCGCCTGGGCATCCGCGCCACCGCCCGCGGCAATCTCGTCAATCTCGTCGGCCCGGCCGATCCCTGCGAACAGGGTAAGATCGTGCTGGAAAATCTCTACGCGCGGCTGAAGAGCGGCCACGACGTCACTCTCGGCGACGTCGACGGCGCCATCCGCATGACGACCTCCCAGGGCTCCCTGTTCGAGCCGGACGGCGCGCCCCGACTCGGCCACGAGGAGATCGTCACCCGCAAGCGCACCGTGCGGGCCCGCACGCCTGCGCAGGACTCCTACATCCGCGCCCTCAAGCGCCATGAGCTCGTCTTCGGCATCGGCCCGGCCGGCACCGGCAAGACTTGGCTCGCCGTCGCCCAGGCCGTGGCCCTGCTCGACAAGGGGCTCGTCGATCGGCTCATCCTCACCCGCCCGGCCGTCGAGGCCGGCGAGCGCCTGGGCTTCCTGCCCGGCGACCTCAAGGAGAAGGTCGACCCCTATCTCCGGCCGATCTACGACGCGCTCTACGACCTGATGGACGCGCCGCGGGTCGAGCGCGGCATGCAGTCCGGCATGATCGAGATCGCCCCGCTCGCCTTCATGCGCGGCCGCACCCTGACCAACGCCGTCGTCATCCTCGACGAGGCGCAGAACACCACCTCCATGCAGATGAAGATGTTCCTCACCCGCCTGGGCGAGAACTCGCGCATGATCATCACCGGCGATCCCAGCCAGGTCGACCTGCCCCCCGGCATGAAGTCCGGCCTCTCCGAGGCGCTCGACCTCCTCGACACCGTCGAGGGCATCGCCCAGAGCTATTTCACCGAGGACGACGTTGTGCGCCATGAACTCGTCGGCCGCATCGTGCGCGCCTACGAGGCGGCGACCCGGGCCGGAGACCATTCCGCCCCGCACCAGCCGCGGCGCATGCGCCAACCATGA
- the ybeY gene encoding rRNA maturation RNase YbeY, giving the protein MTVEPQADEAGIQTEIAVLSDLWDGLPEAEEIVRRAVDAVVARDDMTIPPDAELSVALADDAMVQRLNREYRAKDKPTNVLSFPAAHGPLLGDVVVAYETLVSEAGEEGLAPADHLTHLTIHGLLHLLGYDHETEAEAVAMEAMETSILAGLGIADPHATGRMMPDGPHARP; this is encoded by the coding sequence ATGACCGTCGAGCCGCAGGCCGACGAGGCGGGAATCCAGACGGAGATCGCGGTCCTCTCCGATCTTTGGGATGGGCTCCCGGAGGCGGAGGAGATCGTGCGGCGGGCGGTCGACGCGGTGGTTGCCCGCGACGACATGACGATTCCCCCCGACGCTGAACTTTCGGTGGCGCTCGCCGACGACGCCATGGTGCAGCGGTTGAACCGCGAGTATCGCGCCAAGGACAAGCCGACCAACGTCCTGTCCTTTCCGGCGGCGCACGGACCTCTGCTCGGCGACGTCGTCGTCGCCTACGAGACACTCGTGAGCGAGGCAGGGGAGGAGGGGCTTGCGCCCGCCGATCACCTGACCCACTTGACGATCCACGGTCTGTTGCATCTTTTAGGCTATGATCATGAGACCGAGGCGGAAGCCGTGGCGATGGAGGCGATGGAAACATCCATTCTCGCCGGCCTCGGAATCGCCGATCCCCACGCGACCGGGCGGATGATGCCCGACGGACCCCATGCCCGACCCTAG
- a CDS encoding hemolysin family protein translates to MPDPSDSRYRTTAAEAASTTTPASAQPADAPRAGSDRPGDKNDRWVDRLLGRLRLRAATSARQNLEDVLEENAPAAAGFSPEERSMLRNILDLRESRVNDLAQPRADIMAVQKDVSLADLMQTFEDAGHTRLVVFDDTLDDPVGMVHIKDLVKHLFAEAKKATRKRRTKAADADAQTPSDKPAAKVAPGLDLGAVDLRVSLSATRLIRPILFVPPSMPAIDLLARMQATRIQLALVVDEYGGTDGLIAMEDIVESIVGDIEDEHDVDDGKTIAQLADGAYIADARATLDEVREVLGPDFDPGEEMTEDVDTIGGYLTVVAGHVPVRGELVPGPGELEFEIVDADPRRVKRVKITRGRGLISRPPARGRRRDEEVQSAVAAAASAPSASSMAPPEPAAPEVLPAPAEQAMRPAPASPDLRSDKT, encoded by the coding sequence ATGCCCGACCCTAGCGACAGTCGATACCGAACCACCGCGGCCGAGGCCGCTTCCACGACGACCCCCGCGAGCGCACAGCCGGCGGATGCGCCGAGAGCGGGGTCCGACCGCCCGGGGGACAAGAACGACCGCTGGGTCGACCGGCTCCTGGGCAGGCTCCGTCTGAGAGCCGCCACCTCCGCCCGTCAGAACCTCGAGGACGTGCTCGAGGAGAATGCGCCCGCCGCCGCCGGCTTCTCGCCGGAAGAGCGCTCGATGCTGCGCAACATCCTCGATCTGCGCGAGAGCCGGGTGAACGATCTCGCCCAGCCGCGCGCCGACATCATGGCGGTGCAGAAGGACGTCTCCCTCGCCGACCTGATGCAGACCTTCGAGGATGCCGGCCACACGCGCCTGGTGGTCTTCGACGACACGCTCGACGATCCCGTCGGCATGGTCCACATCAAGGACCTCGTGAAACATCTCTTCGCCGAGGCGAAGAAGGCGACGCGCAAGCGCCGCACCAAGGCCGCTGACGCCGATGCTCAGACGCCGTCGGACAAGCCGGCTGCGAAGGTCGCCCCCGGCCTCGACCTCGGCGCCGTCGACCTGAGGGTGTCGCTGTCGGCGACGCGGCTGATCCGGCCCATCCTCTTCGTGCCGCCCTCCATGCCCGCCATCGACCTCCTGGCGCGCATGCAGGCGACGCGCATCCAGCTCGCCCTCGTCGTCGACGAATACGGCGGCACCGACGGCCTCATCGCCATGGAGGACATCGTCGAGAGCATCGTCGGCGACATCGAGGACGAGCACGACGTCGACGACGGCAAGACCATCGCCCAGCTCGCCGACGGCGCCTATATCGCCGATGCCCGCGCCACCCTCGACGAAGTGCGCGAGGTGCTCGGCCCGGACTTCGATCCTGGCGAGGAGATGACCGAGGACGTCGACACGATCGGCGGTTATCTGACCGTGGTCGCCGGCCATGTGCCGGTGCGCGGCGAACTGGTCCCCGGACCGGGGGAGCTGGAGTTCGAGATCGTCGACGCCGACCCCCGCCGCGTGAAGCGCGTGAAGATCACCCGCGGCCGCGGGCTCATCAGCCGCCCGCCGGCGCGTGGTCGGCGCCGGGACGAGGAGGTGCAGTCCGCGGTGGCCGCCGCCGCCTCTGCTCCTTCGGCTTCGTCGATGGCGCCCCCCGAGCCGGCCGCGCCCGAGGTGCTGCCTGCCCCCGCCGAGCAGGCGATGCGGCCGGCACCGGCCTCGCCGGACCTACGGAGCGACAAGACCTGA